The DNA region TCTTTAAAAAATTAATAGATTTTTTACTTACTTCATATTTCATATCTATCTTTCTTTCTCTGAATCTTCTTTTTCCCTTTGTCTTTTCCTTAAAATCTTCTTCTGAATATGTACTCCAATCTTCTTCCTTGTAATCAAAAAAGATGTGTTCAGTATCCATATCACCTTTACTTAGTTTATTAAATATTGGATTTAGTTCATTTATTAAATAAACTTCAAAAAAATCCATATTATATCTACGTGGAAGTTCAATATATTTTAATATTAATTCTTTAGTACACCAATCTTCTTCTTTATTACTCAAATGAGATGAATGCCTTGCATATATATCTTCTGTTTTTCCAACGTATAAACATTCTTCTGTAGCTGGATCAATATATTTATAAACATAATACATTTTTTATTTTCTCCAATTTTTATTTATAGTAATATCCTTCTTCATTTACTAGACCTTGATCAAATAAATTTCTCCTAACAGTTTCAAGTCTGACAGGATCTTTGCTATAATCAACTTCTCTTTCTTCTTTTTTAACATCTTCATCATCCCAATATTTATCTAATTCTTCTTTAAACTTTAAATCATCTTTTTGATGAATTATAACTTCACTTATTTTATTTGAAAGTGTTGATTTAAAAAAATCATAATTCTTTGTATTTATAATATCAGTATTATCTCTTTCAAATGCTATAGCAATAGACTTATTAAAAGCATTCAGATAAACATCTTTCTTAAAATCAAACTCTTTAAAATCTTCTTTAAATAGTTTAATCGTCCCTGTTGTAAAAATATTTTCATTTGGTATATAAAAACTAAAAGACACTTCATTGTCCTGCTTCTTTTTAGGTATATAATCTTCAACCAATATATCTTTATCAAAATATTTTCTAGGTTCATAATCTATCACAGAAAAAATTATTTCATCTATTTTTCTATTTTTTCTTTTTTCTTCTTTTATTGAAACAACCATGTTGCCTTTTTTATTTATTTCATTCATTGCTCTTTTTAGAACATTTTGTTTAAAATATTTATACTCTGGATATACATTATCTTTTAATTTCAAATAAAATCTTAATTCATCTAACTTATATTTTATCTCCACTTCCTTATTTTCTCTGCTCCATAGTCTAAATAAAGTGTATAACCTCTGAGTATATGCACCTCTAAAATTAAATAACACTGATAAATTAATAGCTGTATATCCATTTTTCTTTTTCTGCATTTTTACAAAATCAGTTATATGATTGTATAGAACTTCATGCATCATAATTGTATAAATTTGGTCTGTATGATCCAATTCATATGTATTAATTAAACCACTTCCAAAAGTTTTTAACTTGCCAGTTGTCTCTTCTATATAGTCAAATTCCAAAACACTTTGTTGAAACATGTTCAAAATTTCTTTTATATTTTTATGCTCATAATCATTATTGTTTTTCATAAATACTTTTAGTTCTTCTTTTGATATAGTTGTAACATAAGATGAATTTTGCTGTTTCTGAGCATTAAAAAGTATTTTGTAAAATAATTTATTTTCCACATTTGTAAAATCATATTTACTTTTTATTAAATTATTTGGTTGCATTAAAATTTCTTTTTTTTCCAAAATCTATCACCTCATATAAATTATAATACCTAATTTATAAAAAGGTCAACTATTTTTGAAAGACGCTCACCTTTGACCCTTAAAATGATGACCTTTGACCCTTAAAATGATGACCTTTGACCCTTAAAATGATGACCTTTCGACCCTTAAAATGATGACCTTTGACCCTTAAAATGATGACCTTTGACCCTTAAAATGATGACCTTTCATCTCTGAAACCTAGATATACCAATTATTATAGCTTGTCTAAAAACTATTAAAGACTTTAAAAACTGTTTTAAAAACTATTAAAGACTAGAAAAGATGTTCTGAACTATTCTTTTTTTATATTAAAAAACTTTAGTATTTATTTTTCTAGTATACTTTAAACACTTACTAAAAATAATTTCTTATAAAAGATTGGAGATGAAGAATTTTTTATGCTTGAAAACAGAAAACAAATTCAGAAAGAAATTTACTTACCAATAGCAACATATTGTTTAAAAGATAAGCAATATTATATAAAAGAATATGGAGCACTATTAATAAAGAGTGCTGAAAATAGTGACATTTTTAATACCCATAAAAATAGAATTTTGTATAAGAATAAACTTGATATTCAAGAAATAGCAAATGAACTGAATGTAAATAAAGCAACAATCCAAAGAAATATAAAAAAACTAGAGAAGTTAGATTTTAAAATTCTAAAAATAGAAAATACCCTAAATGGAATTGTATATTGTTTACCGTCAGAAAATAATATTGATTTAAACAAATTTGCATTGATAAATTATGAAATGCTTAAAAAAATGGTCAATAAATTTAAATCAAATACAATAAAAGTATATTTTTTACTTAAAACAATCACTACAGAAACTAATTTTAAACCTGCAACTAATAGTTTTATAGCAGAAAATATAGGACTAAGTTCTAAAAGTAAAAATAATTTAGATATCATAACTTCTTCTGTTAAAACTTTAGAAGAAAATAAATACATTGAAACAAAAAAAGTAAATGTATATGAATATGACAAAGAAAAACTTAGAGAAGTTCCAAAAATAAGAAAAGTTTATCGGATTTGTAATTTTGATGAGTGGAAAAAGGAAATTGATAAAAATAAAGTTTATTAAATATAGCTTAAAAGCATTTAAAGGCTTGTCTGACGTGTTTTAATTACAAACTTGATGTTATTTACCTAAAAAGATACAAATTTGCTTAAAAATGGAAATAGAAGGTCAAATATATAGATAGAGAACCAAATAAAATTATATTGGCTCTCTATTTATCTTCTTCCCAATCCTCAATAAACTTTTCTAAACTTTTTAATTTATTTTCAGACACTTCTTCATCATCATGCAGAGCACTTATAAAACTT from Clostridioides difficile ATCC 9689 = DSM 1296 includes:
- a CDS encoding HTH domain-containing protein, yielding MLENRKQIQKEIYLPIATYCLKDKQYYIKEYGALLIKSAENSDIFNTHKNRILYKNKLDIQEIANELNVNKATIQRNIKKLEKLDFKILKIENTLNGIVYCLPSENNIDLNKFALINYEMLKKMVNKFKSNTIKVYFLLKTITTETNFKPATNSFIAENIGLSSKSKNNLDIITSSVKTLEENKYIETKKVNVYEYDKEKLREVPKIRKVYRICNFDEWKKEIDKNKVY
- a CDS encoding replication initiation protein is translated as MEKKEILMQPNNLIKSKYDFTNVENKLFYKILFNAQKQQNSSYVTTISKEELKVFMKNNNDYEHKNIKEILNMFQQSVLEFDYIEETTGKLKTFGSGLINTYELDHTDQIYTIMMHEVLYNHITDFVKMQKKKNGYTAINLSVLFNFRGAYTQRLYTLFRLWSRENKEVEIKYKLDELRFYLKLKDNVYPEYKYFKQNVLKRAMNEINKKGNMVVSIKEEKRKNRKIDEIIFSVIDYEPRKYFDKDILVEDYIPKKKQDNEVSFSFYIPNENIFTTGTIKLFKEDFKEFDFKKDVYLNAFNKSIAIAFERDNTDIINTKNYDFFKSTLSNKISEVIIHQKDDLKFKEELDKYWDDEDVKKEEREVDYSKDPVRLETVRRNLFDQGLVNEEGYYYK